The following are encoded together in the Candidatus Micrarchaeum acidiphilum ARMAN-2 genome:
- a CDS encoding Abortive infection protein yields the protein MKMKGFDYLLVFLPFLLWPITFIVLRSIFIYAMLASTFILAMLSLWKYRGMIRWKTGGPASLIAYGLAAAALLYLIFFLGYYVTLLMGLKGAVAYVYLLIYTQISNMPLLFVILAMIGVFEEIYWRGALQGFFERRSRIFADKPWLAAAIYYGGIHLTTLNIVLPVAALVIGIVTSIVAYKKGILSSMISHILWLESIIILLPVVHI from the coding sequence ATGAAGATGAAGGGCTTCGACTACCTGCTCGTGTTCCTGCCTTTCCTGCTTTGGCCCATAACATTCATAGTGCTGCGCAGCATATTCATATACGCGATGCTTGCCTCCACGTTCATACTGGCAATGCTCTCGCTGTGGAAATACAGGGGCATGATAAGGTGGAAGACAGGCGGCCCCGCGTCTCTCATAGCATACGGCCTTGCGGCAGCGGCACTGCTGTACCTCATATTCTTTTTGGGATATTACGTGACCCTGCTCATGGGGCTCAAGGGCGCGGTCGCATACGTCTACCTTCTCATATACACCCAGATAAGCAACATGCCCCTGCTGTTCGTCATACTCGCAATGATAGGCGTATTCGAGGAGATATACTGGAGGGGCGCCCTGCAGGGATTTTTCGAGAGGAGGTCCAGGATATTCGCGGACAAGCCATGGCTTGCCGCAGCCATATACTACGGCGGCATACACCTCACCACCCTAAACATAGTGCTTCCTGTCGCCGCGCTGGTAATAGGAATTGTTACGAGCATAGTGGCATACAAGAAGGGCATACTCTCGTCAATGATATCGCACATATTGTGGCTGGAGTCGATAATTATACTTCTGCCAGTGGTCCATATCTAG
- a CDS encoding HAD-superfamily hydrolase, subfamily IA, variant 1, producing MIKGVAFDLDGTLIDSVGIYSSSLSDVLNSMGMHASVEQIMPYIGLPLEDMLDRMFRITDKAEISEIRARRDAIIARNIRNIHVFPEAMPTLRSLRSEGMRLAIVTSSSSNFVSLVDSEFKIASMVDAVVTRDNVARMKPNPDPYIKAFGELSVNAEEGMVVGDSEIADIAPGKAIGAKTVLVARSDRPKSAADFVVGGVDRVIEIIKAGPK from the coding sequence ATGATAAAAGGCGTAGCGTTCGACCTCGACGGCACACTGATAGATTCCGTCGGAATTTATTCATCATCGCTATCTGATGTGCTCAATTCTATGGGCATGCACGCCAGTGTGGAGCAGATAATGCCCTACATAGGCCTTCCGCTTGAGGACATGCTGGACAGGATGTTCAGGATAACAGATAAGGCAGAGATATCCGAGATACGCGCAAGGAGGGATGCAATAATCGCAAGGAACATACGCAACATACACGTTTTCCCAGAAGCAATGCCAACGCTGCGCAGCCTCAGGTCAGAGGGCATGCGCCTTGCCATCGTGACGAGCTCCAGCTCCAATTTTGTGTCGCTGGTAGACTCAGAGTTCAAGATAGCCTCTATGGTTGATGCAGTTGTCACAAGGGACAACGTGGCAAGGATGAAGCCGAATCCAGATCCTTACATAAAGGCTTTTGGAGAGCTGTCCGTGAATGCGGAGGAAGGCATGGTGGTAGGAGACAGCGAGATCGCCGACATAGCGCCGGGGAAGGCAATAGGCGCAAAGACCGTTCTCGTTGCGAGGAGCGACAGGCCAAAGAGCGCTGCGGACTTCGTAGTTGGTGGTGTAGACAGAGTAATAGAAATAATAAAGGCGGGTCCTAAATGA
- a CDS encoding elongation factor Tu domain 2 protein, with amino-acid sequence MHIVISVPLDPGLAGMLGKKGSENGIAFYNGSFQDSTIVALQPTSIEDKFYSMPESILVSDAVLLSTSALDRKFGEALVAASQSGKKVLFTDENEIKGMAASAGMTDFEIVSRDSVLLKVLTLRTRSEEGSPIIYVDKSFTVNGVGTVVLGIVRSGVLKVHDKLICADGTEAAVRSIQSQDRDFPSAGPGTRVGIALKGVQPSSISKGDVLSTERIRPAEEIECKIRASGIAKEEIKEGKVYSIVANFFHTSAKVISIKGETIAMRLDRPMQRIPGDRALLFRDAPPRVFAGIDL; translated from the coding sequence ATGCACATTGTGATATCAGTTCCGCTTGATCCAGGGCTTGCAGGAATGCTTGGCAAAAAGGGCTCGGAGAACGGAATAGCGTTCTACAACGGCTCGTTCCAGGACAGCACGATAGTGGCGCTGCAGCCCACAAGCATCGAGGATAAGTTCTACTCGATGCCGGAATCCATTCTGGTATCGGACGCGGTGCTGCTCAGCACCTCCGCGCTGGACAGGAAGTTCGGCGAGGCGCTCGTGGCCGCATCGCAGTCCGGAAAAAAAGTGCTGTTTACCGACGAAAACGAAATTAAAGGGATGGCGGCTTCTGCAGGAATGACTGATTTCGAGATCGTGTCAAGAGACTCTGTGCTGCTTAAGGTGCTGACGCTGCGCACGCGCAGCGAGGAAGGCAGCCCGATAATATATGTCGACAAGTCGTTTACGGTGAACGGGGTTGGCACGGTGGTTCTCGGCATCGTGCGCAGCGGGGTGCTGAAAGTCCATGACAAGCTGATCTGCGCCGATGGCACAGAGGCAGCAGTAAGAAGCATACAGAGCCAGGACCGTGATTTTCCGTCTGCGGGCCCCGGCACAAGGGTCGGCATAGCCCTCAAGGGCGTGCAGCCCTCGTCAATATCAAAGGGCGACGTGCTGTCGACAGAGCGCATAAGGCCGGCAGAAGAGATTGAATGCAAAATAAGGGCTTCAGGCATAGCGAAGGAGGAAATAAAGGAGGGCAAGGTGTATTCCATAGTTGCAAACTTCTTCCACACCAGCGCAAAGGTTATTAGCATTAAGGGCGAAACAATAGCGATGAGGCTGGACAGGCCGATGCAGAGGATTCCTGGAGATCGTGCGCTTCTTTTCAGGGATGCGCCGCCGCGGGTTTTTGCCGGCATTGACCTTTAG
- a CDS encoding ubiquinone/menaquinone biosynthesis methyltransferase, with protein MSDRINAIFSSVYRRYDLMNHLFSLGIDKSWRSAAAAEAVSPGATMSVLDVATGTGDLAIAISKLAAKRRASVSITAMDFNKDMLGVAKTKASRLGINAIKFEEGDALSMKYESNSFDVLVSAFALRNFDDLAKFSSEALRVLKPGGRAVLVDMALPDSRLGRHFFAGYSKLMKAAGSYVSKDAYSWLVYSIGKFDKGKLMQILGDAGFEHLSIKSLRSGMAFMACGAKRS; from the coding sequence ATGAGCGACAGAATAAACGCGATATTTTCAAGCGTATACAGGCGCTACGACTTGATGAACCACCTGTTCAGCCTTGGCATAGACAAGTCATGGCGCAGCGCCGCCGCGGCCGAGGCAGTGAGCCCCGGCGCAACGATGAGCGTACTCGACGTGGCTACCGGCACCGGAGACCTTGCCATTGCAATAAGCAAACTTGCTGCAAAGCGCAGGGCCTCTGTTTCTATAACTGCAATGGATTTCAACAAGGACATGCTCGGAGTAGCGAAGACCAAGGCATCACGGCTCGGAATAAATGCAATAAAATTCGAGGAGGGTGACGCTCTGTCAATGAAATACGAAAGCAATAGCTTCGACGTTCTGGTAAGCGCATTCGCCCTCAGGAATTTCGACGACCTTGCAAAGTTCTCTTCTGAGGCATTGCGCGTGCTGAAGCCCGGAGGCAGGGCGGTGTTGGTGGACATGGCGCTGCCGGATTCAAGGCTGGGCAGGCATTTCTTTGCAGGATACTCCAAGCTCATGAAGGCTGCAGGCTCCTATGTGAGCAAAGATGCATACTCATGGCTTGTGTACAGCATAGGCAAGTTCGACAAGGGCAAGCTCATGCAAATATTGGGCGATGCGGGATTCGAGCACCTTTCCATAAAGAGCCTGCGTTCAGGAATGGCGTTCATGGCGTGCGGCGCAAAGCGCAGCTAA
- a CDS encoding carbohydrate kinase, YjeF related protein — translation MTENIEEYITTSEMSRLERAAVERGTTIKELMENAGAAVAREAAAMSGSLEGKLVMVFAGPGNNGGDGMVSARHLAAMHCGVVLVLLSKPEKIKSEEARANFEALNGIPNARIEIADSEEKVASLAKEFPMPYIIIDAIFGTGVKGEPSGQYGAAIEFINRTTAIKIAVDIPSGLDPDTGKTAETCVRADVTVAMHRAKQGMKGNEAYTGRVVVADIGIGK, via the coding sequence ATGACAGAAAACATCGAAGAATACATAACAACGTCTGAAATGTCAAGGCTGGAAAGGGCCGCCGTAGAAAGGGGAACCACGATAAAGGAGCTCATGGAGAACGCCGGCGCGGCAGTGGCAAGGGAAGCCGCAGCAATGTCCGGAAGCCTTGAAGGCAAGCTTGTGATGGTATTTGCGGGCCCGGGCAACAACGGCGGCGACGGGATGGTGTCCGCAAGGCATCTGGCAGCGATGCACTGCGGCGTTGTGCTAGTACTGCTGTCAAAGCCTGAGAAAATAAAGTCGGAGGAGGCAAGGGCCAACTTCGAGGCGCTTAATGGCATACCTAACGCAAGGATAGAGATAGCCGACAGCGAGGAGAAGGTTGCCAGCCTGGCCAAGGAATTCCCAATGCCCTACATAATCATAGACGCGATATTCGGCACAGGCGTGAAAGGAGAGCCTTCAGGCCAGTACGGCGCAGCCATAGAATTCATAAACCGCACCACGGCCATAAAAATAGCCGTGGACATACCGTCTGGTCTTGATCCTGATACCGGGAAAACCGCGGAGACGTGTGTCAGGGCCGACGTGACCGTGGCGATGCATCGGGCCAAGCAAGGCATGAAGGGCAATGAGGCTTATACCGGCAGAGTCGTGGTCGCCGACATAGGGATAGGGAAATAA